The nucleotide window ATTTTTAATCGAGCGCGAAAATTAACTATTCCCCATTTATTCATTTTACAATCAGGATTTCTATTTAGTTTTGCTGTAATATGCTGCTATCATATTTTAGCGCTCCTTTTTCTGAATGATGATAACAAAACGAGGCACATCATTTTAGGCTTGTTTGCCGTTATAATCGTATTCCTTTCATTATTTAAACAGCGTATTGGCTCACAAAAGAAAATCTTCTCTACCATCATTCTATTTTCTTTTTTTAGTATTTTCATATCATTTGATTTTACCTCGTCACCAACCGAAGCCCAAAAAACAGTTCAAGAAAATCAAGGTGTTGATCATAAAACGGTGAAAATTGGTGTGGAAGAAGGGAAAAAAGCGCCAAATTTCCAATTGCAGACCGTATCAGGGAAAGAAATGAAACTGTCAGATCTGAAAGGGAAGAAAGTCATCCTAAACCTTTGGGCTACTTGGTGTCCGCCTTGTAAAGCTGAAATGCCCCATATGCAGGAATTTTATCAGGAGCAAGAAGGAAAAAATGTTGAAATTGTTGCTGTAAATTTAACTACAGCAGAGAAAGATCCAAATGGTGTTGAAAAGTTTGTGAAAGATTATGGGTTAACCTTTCCTGTATTACTTGATAGTTCTGGACAAATTGGGGATACCTACCAAGCCTTTACAATTCCAACCAGTTATATTATTGATGCCAATGGTATTATCCATAAGAAAATAGTAGGGCCAATGGATAAAGAAATGATGAATGAGCTGATTAATAGTATAGATTAAATGTGGTGGTTGGATCCTGTTATCAAATTTGTTGGCCAAAAACCAGCTACCTAAAAAATCAAGACCGCTAACATTTTAGCGGTCTTTCTTACTGTAATCCCAATATTTTATGCTATCTGTTTTTCCTGTCGGCTCGCTTTTTATTACTTTCCCATCTTTGTCCTTGTAGACTTCGTACTCCTCGTACGTTTCTACGATATAGCCATCGACTCGTTCTGTTTTCTCCAGTTTTTCTTCCAATTCTGGAACATCACTCGATGGCTCAACCTCAACCGGTTGTGCCATGACCGGCTGATCAGCAGAATAGGCATAGTTTTTATTCCAATAGGAGTAAGGCG belongs to Neobacillus sp. OS1-2 and includes:
- a CDS encoding redoxin domain-containing protein, translated to MQVIQIGSFAILLKWLLLGLSILLGLILIKLWLRKTRESGIHKKTFDLLTNGLFIGFFIWKGSLLILEPTLVVKSPLSLLYFTGGRTGLFLAILGSIIFIFNRARKLTIPHLFILQSGFLFSFAVICCYHILALLFLNDDNKTRHIILGLFAVIIVFLSLFKQRIGSQKKIFSTIILFSFFSIFISFDFTSSPTEAQKTVQENQGVDHKTVKIGVEEGKKAPNFQLQTVSGKEMKLSDLKGKKVILNLWATWCPPCKAEMPHMQEFYQEQEGKNVEIVAVNLTTAEKDPNGVEKFVKDYGLTFPVLLDSSGQIGDTYQAFTIPTSYIIDANGIIHKKIVGPMDKEMMNELINSID